In Capsicum annuum cultivar UCD-10X-F1 chromosome 8, UCD10Xv1.1, whole genome shotgun sequence, the genomic window NNNNNNNNNNNNNNNNNNNNNNNNNNNNNNNNNNNNNNNNNNNNNNNNNNNNNNNNNNNNNNNNNNNNNNNNNNNNNNNNNNNNNNNNNNNNNNNNNNNNNNNNNNNNNNNNNNNNNNNNNNNNNNNNNNNNNNNNNNNNNNNNNNNNNNNNNNNNNNNNNNNNNNNNNNNNNNNNNNNNNNNNNNNNNNNNNNNNNNNNNNNNNNNNNNNNNNNNNNNNNNNNNNNNNNNNNNNNNNNNNNNNNNNNNNNNNNNNNNNNNNNNNNNNNNNNNNNNNNNNNNNNNNNNNNNNNNNNNNNNNNNNNNNNNNNNNNNNNNNNNNNNNNNNNNNNNNNNNNNNNNNNNNNNNNNNNNNNNNNNNNNNNNNNNNNNNNNNNNNNNNNNNNNNNNNNNNNNNNNNNNNNNNNNNNNNNNNNNNNNNNNNNNNNNNNNNNNNNNNNNNNNNNNNNNNNNNNNNNNNNNNNNNNNNNNNNNNNNNNNNNNNNNNNNNNNNNNNNNNNNNNNNNNNNNNNNNNNNNNNNNNNNNNNNNNNNNNNNNNNNNNNNNNNNNNNNNNNNNNNNNNNNNNNNNNNNNNNNNNNNNNNNNNNNNNNNNNNNNNNNNNNNNNNNNNNNNNNNNNNNNNNNNNNNNNNNNNNNNNNNNNNNNNNNNNNNNNNNNNNNNNNNNNNNNNNNNNNNNNNNNNNNNNNNNNNNNNNNNNNNNNNNNNNNNNNNNNNNNNNNNNNNNNNNNNNNNNNNNNNNNNNNNNNNNNNNNNNNNNNNNNNNNNNNNNNNNNNNNNNNNNNNNNNNNNNNNNNNNNNNNNNNNNNNNNNNNNNNNNNNNNNNNNNNNNNNNNNNNNNNNNNNNNNNNNNNNNNNNNNNNNNNNNNNNNNNNNNNNNNNNNNNNNNNNNNNNNNNNNNNNNNNNNNNNNNNNNNNNNNNNNNNNNNNNNNNNNNNNNNNNNNNNNNNNNNNNNNNNNNNNNNNNNNNNNNNNNNNNNNNNNNNNNNNNNNNNNNNNNNNNNNNNNNNNNNNNNNNNNNNNNNNNNNNNNNNNNNNNNNNNNNNNNNNNNNNNNNNNNNNNNNNNNNNNNNNNNNNNNNNNNNNNNNNNNNNNNNNNNNNNNNNNNNNNNNNNNNNNNNNNNNNNNNNNNNNNNNNNNNNNNNNNNNNNNNNNNNNNNNNNNNNNNNNNNNNNNNNNNNNNNNNNNNNNNNNNNNNNNNNNNNNNNNNNNNNNNNNNNNNNNNNNNNNNNNNNNNNNNNNNNNNNNNNNNNNNNNNNNNNNNNNNNNTCTATCAAGAAATTAGCCTAAAGTGACTTTAAATGAATCTGATTCATAATTGTGAAATTTTTAAAGACGGATCAAGTATATTGTTCGATATAAATAATAGTATTTTTTGTTTATATAcacttattattatcattatacaCAGGTGCAAAACACGTACACttgtctagtatatatatatgtgcgtgtatatatatatacatacatacatatatatatatatatgacacgATTGATGAGGAACAAAGttgcaaataataataaatataatcaacGCACAATAAATAGATATATTTGGGAAAGGATATTATGATCAAAAgtgattcaaaatttaaaaattcaatctttgaaGATATTCAAATCCAATCCATTATTTTGTTTCCAATTCGCAAATCCTGCTTTGTGAAATTACACTAGataaattgttgttgttggtccATTAAGAGAATACGTGAAAACGTTGGTTGGTTGGGGGAGGGGGTTTAATTTGGGGTTGAGAAGAGGGAATTAgataatattttaagttatttacttAGAAAATGGTAAGACATTTATAACAAGTCACCCTGAATATACTATAATTAATTTTGCcttgtaaaaatatttattttgttatacGAATTAAGTTTTTCAGTATTAATCTCTACGAAATTAATTCTTTGACAATTAATATTGTCATGCAAAAAGCAGTCTCCAAATAGCCAAACATTTGGTAGAACTTGCCtaaaccatttttattaattgggcTGCACCTAGCTATAGCTAATACTGCCCACCTAGAATATAAATGAGTTGAAGTGAAAGATACACTCCCTTTTTTAGCCTAAAGTAAGTGGGTTGTATATGTGCAAATTAAATGCAGTACTTAGAACCCTGCATGCAATACATAGTTTTCCAGTATATAGGTAACCTCATATATAATATCAGATATCTTAAGTAAAAATATTCAGAGTATTAATTTCCTTCACCAACAGCTTACTTCCGTACGTGAAAAATTCTCCATCAATAATGGAATCGTGCAGCATTGAGCTCCAGTATCTGGAGGGCAAGACCATTTTCATCACTGGTGTAACGGGCTACCTAGCAAAGAGTACTTTCTCTATACCTTTCTCCCTTAAGTTGCAATAATAGTGCTTTGTGAATAATATTAGTATTGCTATTGCTTCTTTTCTAAATTCTTGTAGTTCTCTCCGAGAAGATACTCAAGAGTCCAACCAAATGTGAAGAAGCTCTACTTGCTAATTAGAGCTCCAGATTCAGATTCTGCTAAACAACGCTTTAACAACGAGGTACGACCAAAATACTGCTACAATATGATTGTATGATAGCAGCAGTAGAAATAATAGCCAGCACATTAGACTAGAGGATCGTAGTCATCATGCATTACCAAATGAGAATCCAAGATTATCAGAGTTCGCTGCTAAATATGATGTTTAAACTGAAGGTTTTAAAGGCAGATCTGTTCAAAGTTCTAAGGGAGAAGTTGGGCGCCAACTTGCATGGCTTTATACAAGACAAGGTTTTCCCAGTTCCTGGGGATATAGCCTGTGATGGTTTGGGGATAAATTCTGAGCTGAAAGATGACATGTGCAGAGAAGTTGACATAATTGTAAACTCTGCTGGAACAACTAGATTCGATGAAAGGTAGATATAGAATGAAATTCTTTTTCCCAAATTAGAACGAAAAAGTTTATTCCACATGTTTCTTCAGATACGATACTGCTATAAGTATCAATGTATTGGGTGCCATGCATGTTCTCAAATTCTCCAAGCAGTGTTCAAAGCTAAAGATGCTTCTCCATGTAAGCACAGGTCAGCTCCATCATATATGTGCTTAACCAAATTTCGTGTGACATCTTTGGCAAATATATTAACTTTATTCTAAATACTGGTTCTTTTCAGCCTATGTTTGTGGGGAAAAGGCAGGACTGATACTAGAGAAGACGTTGAACTATGGTGAGACACTTAATGGAGGCTCTCGCTTAGACATAGACGCAGAAAAAAAATTGGTAGAGGAGACACTAAAGGGCCTTCAAGATGGGAATGCCACTGAAAAAGAAACAACTGTAGCTATGAGAGTTCTAGGCATTGAGAGGTACACGattcataaaaatcaatcaattttcATTGATACAAATATGGTATCATATTTGCATCCACTAATAATTATGATTCTTTAGGGCAAGGCTACATGGATGGCCAAACACATACTCATTCACAAAAGCAATGGGAGAGATGCTCCTGGGACACCTAAAGGAGGATCTCCGACTCATAATCCTAAGGCCAACAATTATATTAAGCACTTATAAGGAGCCATTCCCCGGATGGATTGAAGGATTGAAGTAATAACTGTACTCGTTTTATGCATGCACACATGAAAATTGAAGAATTGTAAGTCTTATTAGTAAACTAATATGTATGTTTCTTCCTTGCCACAGAACTGTGGACACCTACATTGTTGGCTATGGTAAAGGAAAGCTGAATGTTGTAGTGGGTGACAGAGGATCAATATTAGATGTGGTATGAGAACTAGTCATGTGTATATGTAGTGTATATCGTATGTCACAATGGAAACACGCAACTTTGCATCGGCTGCTCTTAATCAGTTCATCTACCTAAAGGTCGAGTTCCTAAGTATTTACACTAATTCCTTATTACCATCTTGCAATTTTGCCTAGATTCCAGCTGATATGGTTGTGAATTCAGTCATCGCGGCTATGGCTGCCCATCAGAATCCATCTTCCCATACAGTTGTTTACCATATTAGCTCCTCTAGGAGGAATCAACTAAATATTGGTGATATAGCACAAATTTTCGTTGATTACTTCAAGAAATTCCCGTGGATTGACGAAAGAGGAAACCCGATCAAAGTGAAGGAATTTCGTTTCCTGAATAGCACGGCTAGCCTTCACAAATACATAGCAATCCACTACATGCCATTATTAAAGGTTAGTTTTCATAGTAATGCCTTCTAACATAACTGTAAAATCGACGCATTTATGGCTTCAGTTTACCATGAAGTGGGATATATAGTACTAACGAGGactatatgtatttgaaaatatggACGCATCAAATATAAATTTCAACATTTCAGACATAGAACACTGATAAGTTAATTAGACTGAAAAATCAGTTTGGTATAAACAAGAAAACTAAAAGAGGGAAATTAATGATAAGAGAGATGTGTAGAAAAAGAATTGACGTCCTGCCACTGGCTAAATTTATATATAGTTTTAACATGTTTCAGATAATGAAGTGGGTACACTTGATACTTTGCCAACATTTTCAAGCCCAGCATATAATCTTACAAAGAAGGATCAATCACTTCATTCGACTTGCTGAACTCTACAAACCTTACATGTTCTTCAAAGGAGTGTGAGTTTATTATTTGATGTCCCCCTTTCCTTTCATTAAACTAACGTCTGTCAAATTGTTAACGTTTGATATACTACTGGAAACTAAATTTATCGAACTTATTATAGCTTTCCAAATTGATATTCTAACACCATTCATGCTGAAATTTACCAGTTTCGATGATACCAATGCTGAAATGTTGCGAATGGCAATAAGAGAAAGCAATGCAGATGATACATTTAATTTTGATCCAACAACCATTCAGTGGGAAAAATACTTCAAGGAAACTCACATTCCGGGAGTTGTGAAGTATATTTTCTAAGAAAGAAGAATTATGTGAAAGAAGGCTGTGTTGCtgcttaaataattatattatatgaGTTCAAGATAATATTAGTAGTATTATTAtatcaacatatcacatgataggtgaacggacccatattcaccttttatacttttaagattttaagggatccaattccaaaattagttgatccaaccaatgtatcatgagaacaaacaacattaaagttcatgaagaattttcgaattcttcaatatatgtttaatactttatatgcacatctttaagatgtcgcaatcgttcatgtcaacttatgaacttttatgctagtaaactccaagtttaccgtGACATGtactttttactttagtaaaatttagatttactattagatgaataaatttcagatttactactttagaagtagattttgaaataactcttcttagttattctgcctcattcggaggtgagttgtgataccatcacaatcaagtgcacgtttgcattaataagcttctcattccccaggaatgaaatataatcatgctttaagcgtatcaaattatgatagctactacaaaaacaaattgaggcatacatatgatttattgctaccacattcaattaacggaatagagcatatcaatgacatatatttcatgacttttcatcaaatacccattattttgccttagccatcataatattatcaatacaTGTATTGAGATTCAatctcaacgtcttatccatataaatgcGGCTTAGACATAAATTGATGGgatttgaacccaacatattatcatctcttttgataatattgttcttgaagaataaatttaaaacataaatggttctaaaccaattatttttcctcaaatccaacaataattatattattagtagcaaaagataaataacataagaaattacaaatcttgaaatccttaaaatttataatctcaccttgtttgactCACGTTGTTTGACAGAGTCTTGTTCTGATAATGAGTTATAAAACTATAAAGAAcgagaagaatagagagaatagagaaagtaattcttatttcttctcttgggggatgatttacaaggaagcccttctatttataggagaattTGCCCCtaatttcacactaaaagacaaatacatcaaatcctgatagatatcaactagatcttattagatcttgatagacatttattataatgtaaatacatttataacacaagTTCATTAAAGGTTGatttttaaagtatattttttgtCGAAAGAATATCTCACTTCACCTGGTTTATGATTTTATTACGTACGCATGCAGTATTTTATCTAATGTGCATGTTACTCCATTTAGTTATGAGATTGATTTTCTAAATAAATTGTTACGTGTTTAAATTAAAGTGTTAAAACTGATATTAAGTAGTTCACgtgtaatatttatttttttaaaaaaaaactaataagcAAGTGAGTATTTAAATACGCATTTTGTATGGAGAGTCAATTTCTTAGATGACCACTCAACTAATAGttgttatttcataaaaaaaaaatgttacttTTATATATCATACCTGATAGTTTATGCCAATCCATTAACCAACTTCATTGATCCTATACATGAATCTTTTCTTTTCTCAGCGTGGAAACTGAAAGCAGAAGATCAATTCAACTAACTAGAAAACAACTAAAGAAATTTCTCTATGACGGagtcatttatttttatatattttttttattgctaCAGTATATGTTGTTATAATAAGCATCTAATATAACATATCatgaaaattttgtttctaaAAAAAATTGGCTATTATAGTACAACTGTTGGaatcccacatcggtgggttaaagggtccttggtcttggacaatcctcccctcatgagctagcttttgacgTTGAGTTAGGTCCaaagtccatttctttatcatggtatcagaacATTCTCCATCAATGGAATCGCGCAGCATTGACCTCCAGTTTCTCGAGGGCAAGACCATTTTCATCACTGGTGTAACGGGCTACCTAGCAAAGAGTACTTTCTCTATACCTCTACCTCCTTTAATAGTGCTCTGTGAATAATATTAGTGTTGCTACTGCTTCTATTGTAAATTCTTGTAGTTCTCTCCGAGAAGATACTCGGAGTCCAACCAAATGTGAAGAAGCTCTACTTGCTAATTAGAGCTCCAGATCCAAATTCAGCTAAACAACGCTTTGTCAACGAGGTACTACCACAATACTACGTACTCTTATATGATTGTATGCTAGCAGCAGTAGAAATAATAGCCAGCACATTAGAATAGACGTTCGCAGTCATTATGCATTACCACATGAGAATCCAAGATTATCAGAGTTCACTGCTTGATACAATGTTTAAACTGCAGGTTCTAAAGACAGATCTGTTCAGAGTTCTAAGGGAGAAGTTGGGCGCCAATCTGCAGGGCTTTATACAAGACAAGGTTTTCCCAGTTCCCCGGGATATAGCTTGTGATAGTTTTGGGATAAATTCTGAGCTGAAAGATCTGATGTGCAGAGAAGTAGACATAATTGTAAACTCTGCTGCAACTACAAGATTTGATGAAAGGTAGATATAGAATGAAATTCTTTTTCCTAAATTAGAAGAACGAAAAATTTAGTTCCGTATTTTTGCAGATACGATACTGCTATAAGTGTCAATGTAGTGGGTGCCATGCATGTTGTCGAATTCTCCGGGCAGTGTTCAAAACTAAAGATGCTTCTCCATGTAAGCACAGGTCAGCTCCAccgtatatatatatacgtgtttAACCAAATTTCATTATCATGTGACTTCTTTGGCATATTAACTTTATTTAAATACTGGTTCTTTTCAGCCTATGTATGTGGGGAAAAAGAAGGATTGATACTAGAGAAGCCATTGAACTATGGCGAGACTCTTAATGGGAGATCTAGCTTAGACATTCATGTGGAGCGAAAGTTGGTAGAGGAAGCACTAAAGGACCTTCAAGATAAGAACGCCACAGAAAAAGAAGTAACTTTAGCTATGAGAGTTCTAGGTATTGAGAGTTAAATGATTCATAAAATCAGCCTCCCCCgttgatacaaatatatatccTATTTGCACCACTATAATTATGATTCTTCAGGGCAAGGCTACATGGATGGCCAAACACATACTCATTCTCACAAAAGCAATGGGAGAGATGCTCCTGGGACACTTCAAGGAGGATCTCCAACTCATAATCCTAAGGACAACAATTATATTGATCACCTACAAGGATCCATTCCCAGGATGGATTGAAGGATTGAGGTAATAACTGTATAATGTTTCTTTTTATGCATGTTATTCTTAAAACAATATAATCTGCTTCTTCCTTCCCACAGAACCACAGATACGTTCATTGCTGGCTACGGTAAAGGAAAACAGAATGTCCTAATGGGCGATAGACAATCAATAATGGATGAGGTATGTAAGTCATGTGTATAGTGTAAACCTTCTGTCATAATGAAATGCTCAAGTTTTCATTAGTTGGTCTTAATTAGGTCATTTACGTACACTTACTTGGAGTTCCTAAGTATTTACACTAATTCTTTAATGCCATCTTGGAGTTTTGCCTAGATTCCAGCCGATATGGTTGTTAACTCCGTCATCGCCGCTATGGTAGCCCATCAAGATCCATCTTCCCATACAGTTGTTTACCATATTAGCTCCTCTAAGAGGAATCAACTAAAAAGTGGTGATATTATACAATTCTTCGTTGATTACTTCAAGAAGAATCCATGGATTGACGAAAGTGGAAAGCCAGTCAAAGTGAAGAAATTTCATGTACTGGTAAGCATGGATATGCTTCACAAGTATATAACAATCCACTACATGCCATCATTAAAGGTAAGCGTTCATAGTAATGTCTTCTTAAATAACCTGTAAATTTATGCCTTTGGCTTCAGTTGTCCATAAAGTGGAGAGAAATAACGTGGATTATATGTGCTTAAAGATGCATTTATTAGAAAAATCTGGACACCTCAAATatagatttcaatatttctaaCATAGAACACTAATAAATTAGACCAAGAGCCTCCTTGGTTGAAAATCAGTTTGGTAGAAACTAGAAAACCGAAAGAGGAAAAAATCCCGATATGCAAGAGAGATTTATAGAAAAAGAACACAGAGGTCTTCATGAATGTTGTTATGCATTTCAGCATTGATGTCCTACCACTGTCCAAGCTTATACTTTTAATAACATGTTTCAGATATTAAAGTGGGCAAACTTGATACTTTGCCGACATATGCAAGTCCTGCACACAAACTCAGAAAGAAGATCAATCATGCCATTCGACTAGCTGAACTATACAGACCTTACACATTCTTCAAAGGAATGTGAGTTTATTACTTGATGTCCCttcctttcttcttcaatttgATGTAGATACATCAATGTTTGAGCTAACATCTGTCAACTTGTTAATTTTTGATATACTACTagagactaaatttatcaaacttAAAGGTGTTCCAAATTGATATTCTAACACCGTGCATGCTGATTTTTATCAGTTTCGATGATACCAATGCTGAAATGTTGAGAATGGCAACAAAAGATAGTAATGCAGATGGTACATTTAACTTTGATCCGACAACCATTCAGTGGGAAAAATACTTCAAGGAAACTCACATTCCGGGAGTTGTGAAGTACATTTTCTAAGAAAGCAGAATTACGTGAATGGATGAGGCTCTCTACTTCCAAATAAAAAGCTGTGTTGCTGCTTAAATTCCATTATGTTGTTTATAAATCAGTTCAAGAAACTATTAGCAGAATTATATGTAACTACCTTCTTCTGATGCTATTCGAATATTATATGTAATAATATTGAAGGACTACTTTTGTTGTTTCACTTATGAGATTGATAACTAGCCACCAGCAAACTGAACTCAGAGATTCGTTTTTTTCCTATATGTTGTTACTGCCTTTATCAGAAGAATATACACTATACAATATTTTATACCAATCCCTTAACAACACCATTGATCCTACATTTGATCaatgtttcttcttcttttttgcaGAGTGGGGAAGCGTAAAATCGCTCCAACTAATtagaaaaacaacaaaagaaaatttgttcCAAAGATCTGATAATTATTATGCATTTATAATCCACTAAAATTCAGAGGTGTAACAACATGAATCTTACACACAGTTTAACAAGTGTAGTCCAAATCGAAGAAACAGATATTAGTGAAAGATGTGTTAAGAAGGATGAACCTTTTTAGATTGAGAAGAAATGGCTCTAATAGCAGATTTCATAGAAGCACCAGCAGAGTTAACAGCACTTTCAATATACTTTTTGGCAGCAATAGTAGCCATTTTCTCCATAGTCTTTCCCATATTTCTAGCTCTTTCAGCAACGCCAACAAGACTATCATACTCAGATTTAGCCATCTCATTCATTTCCTCTTCGAAACGTCGGAATTCTTCCATGGCATCTTCCATAGCAGTGTTGAGATGTTCCTCAGCTTCTTTCATGTAATTCTCAGCTTCTTCGACTTCCTTTTCCTGTTCCAATTCCATGGCTGCCCATGCCTTGTAAGCCTCCACTTCAAACAGCTTCATCAGATCATCTTCTATAGTGTAAGGATCGAAGTTCTTGTTACAGAGTGCCTGCTCTGAAAGAATGGCGAATTCAGCAAAAAGAGCCTCCATTCTTTTTTTCAGTGAATTTGGTAATGGAGAAAAATGGGTGTTCAGGATTTCAGTGATGAGGGAATTTGTTCCTTTGATGATTGGAAAAGTATATAGTAACAGGAACACCAATTTGGTAAAGAAATGGTAGATGAGGGCCCTTGAAAGCACACCAACAATTTTATACAACTGTACATTTTTACTAGtcgtaatattttttttcattattaatcAGAAATTTTAAGTTCGACCCGAGCTTTGAAAATTGAGCGCTTTTATCTCCAACATAGAATTTCTCCACATAGAAATAGCACTGAACACCGTGTGAAACAAAAATGACAGAGTGtaaatttgtgaataatgaaaatatattgaAGGGTGATGAAGTGGGGCCAATAAGTGTTGCATTTTGTCAAGGATAGCCATCAATCCCCATCCTCTGCAGGGACAATCATGTGGGTAGTCTTACTTATAATGATGCTGATTCGATGTGGCcaattaaatcataaatttattgtttactaaaaagaaaattgaaatcgCATGAATGCTAGTGCCCCTTATCTCTCGTCAACATTAGTTCACGCTCTTGTAAGATGAATCATTGAATGGTTTACAATTTGAAGGggaaatagacataaaatattaCACTGATAGTGTATATTTTGTGTATATTTCTGGCCATGAAGTTATTCTTGGATTCTCATGTACTTTCAGAGTTCTCCTTTATTTGCTTGTAATAAATCCTCAGTGAAGGCATCTGGATCACATCAACAGAAATTGCTCAAATTCTTATCAGAAAATCCAGATACCTGCCACAACTAGAAATGAAAATGTTTTTCTAGTATTTCATCACATCATAAAAATACCAAGTACATACATGGGATACACCTCAAGGGTAGTTTATAATTAGAGCATGTTACTATCTGATGATTATGGAATTAAAACAATGTCAACTGAGAAGCATGCACAGGCACAGGTTGGAAGCCATACTTGATAGCATCCTCGTGCTTAGATTCTGGATGTTTATGGAAGAACTTCTTGATATTGACATCCTCAGGTAGATTGATGCATGGGACTCAGCTTACCGGTGGAGCCCTGGAGTTCAAACAAAATTCAAGCAACAACCAGCACAGTTTCATATTCAAGGCAAAATGGATACACTCTCAAGAATCCTATGTGCATTTTTAACAAAAGTTTTCCTTAGACCCCCGTTGCAAGCCTAAATTGATAATGATAAAAAGAATGTGTGCCATTTCTAATTGATCTTTTAGATGAGGTTGTACGCCCACTTTATCATAGTATTAGAACaggtacaacaacaacacacccaaTATATTCCCGCAAAGTGGGATCTCGGCAGGGTAAGTGTACGGAGACCATACCACTAGAGAGGtcgtttccaatagacccccgaccCAAGACAAAAACCATCTAGTGTTAGATCAGGTAGAGGCCCTAAATTCAAGTCTAACTGTTActcatcaacaaaaatatttataataacattTAAATAACTTAATGCAATGTATATTGATcggataattagttattttatcattacATTAATCCGAGTAGCATATTTCTTCAaccgtataataatatcaatgcattttataaattaggatgaatttttgattaattagcttttaaaaaCGGTATTATATACTCGTAATACAATATACCAATCAAATGAACTATCGGTTAATTACATTACGTTATTATAAATTCCACGGTATACTCTTTTCTACATTAACACTAATATATTtcttcaatagtatgatatcaacgtaGTATTCAAAGTACTTAGATATATATAAATTCAGTTAGCTAGCTTTTGATTGCTACGTACATCACTACACGAgacatacgtatatatacatatatttgattAACTATCAGCTTTGAAATACCTACTACATACATCACatatacacgagtatattatcccATACAACAGTCTATTATTACCTCGGTGGGTGTATGATACCAGCTTATTCAATGTATAACTGGATAGATTTAGTGAGCTTTTTGCTCAATTCGCCATTCTTTCAGAGCAGGCACTCTGTGACAAGAACTTAGATCCTTGCACCATAGAAGATGATCTGATGAAGCTGTTTGAAGTGGAGGCTAACCGAGGCATGGGCAGCCATGGAATTGGAACAAGAAAAGGAAGTTGAAGAAGCTGAGAATTACATGAAAGAAGCTGAGTGTAACGATGGGGAATCATATTGACAAGGAGAACCATATTCACATACATTGAAATACGAATTCATcatagaaacaaaagaaaaatagaaaagggaaATTCCAGAATGCTAAAATcttaactaagaaaataaaagacaacTTCATAACGTGagcccaaatagattatattccTCTACTATATATGGACATCTTCCCGGCGTCCCAAATGTAATTTGACATCTTTGCAAATAGAACCTCCATCTTGGTTAAATTCATAACACTGAGGAACATCTCAACACTTCTATGGAAGAGTTTGAAACAACAAAACTTGTCCTTCAATATTATTACATATAATACTCGAATAGCATCAGAAGAATATAACTACAGTCTACATATAATACTGCTAATATTATCTTGAACTGATTTtaaacaacataataaaattttaaccAGCAACACAGCTTTTTATTCATTCACATAATTCTGCTTTCTTAGAAAATGTACTTCACTAATCCCGGAATATGAGTTTCCTTGAAGTATTTTTCCCACTGAATGGTTGTTGGATCAAAATTAAGTGTATCGTCTGCATTGCTTTCTCTTATTGCCATTCGCAACATTTCAGTATTGGTATCATCGAAACTGGTAAAAATCAGCATGGATGGTGTTAGAACGTCAATTGAAAACAGCTTTAAGTTCGATTAATTAGTTTCCAGTAGTATATCAAACATTAACAAGTTGACAGATGTTCGTTCAAATTAAATATCAAGGTGTCTAAATCAATATGAAGAGAGAA contains:
- the LOC107879414 gene encoding alcohol-forming fatty acyl-CoA reductase-like — protein: MVSEHSPSMESRSIDLQFLEGKTIFITGVTGYLAKILSEKILGVQPNVKKLYLLIRAPDPNSAKQRFVNEVLKTDLFRVLREKLGANLQGFIQDKVFPVPRDIACDSFGINSELKDLMCREVDIIVNSAATTRFDERYDTAISVNVVGAMHVVEFSGQCSKLKMLLHVSTAYVCGEKEGLILEKPLNYGETLNGRSSLDIHVERKLVEEALKDLQDKNATEKEGKATWMAKHILILTKAMGEMLLGHFKEDLQLIILRTTIILITYKDPFPGWIEGLRTTDTFIAGYGKGKQNVLMGDRQSIMDEIPADMVVNSVIAAMVAHQDPSSHTVVYHISSSKRNQLKSGDIIQFFVDYFKKNPWIDESGKPVKVKKFHVLVSMDMLHNFDDTNAEMLRMATKDSNADGTFNFDPTTIQWEKYFKETHIPGVVKVGKRKIAPTN
- the LOC107879413 gene encoding uncharacterized protein LOC107879413: MEALFAEFAILSEQALCNKNFDPYTIEDDLMKLFEVEAYKAWAAMELEQEKEVEEAENYMKEAEEHLNTAMEDAMEEFRRFEEEMNEMAKSEYDSLVGVAERARNMGKTMEKMATIAAKKYIESAVNSAGASMKSAIRAISSQSKKVHPS